The proteins below come from a single Pieris brassicae chromosome 1, ilPieBrab1.1, whole genome shotgun sequence genomic window:
- the LOC123719897 gene encoding uncharacterized protein LOC123719897 — MDVSFNNVLEGTRQYFMGVPKAQEGSGQSMWPSGTPPEEGTPAMSGAPAPSSRPPSAAAAPPSTPTPTPVVPPRPPSEPIEPEPHIIHKATVMREAAEKRREQPDLEDEEDPVGAISPPSHIIRKPTPHTLPSPAPAPAAPCPSPARPPSSLPIQQCQQPEQLESPQYRAPLHQVQTTTPRPVEDFSSGRPPDPYPQSRPPESYARYQYESSASDSSRNSHGPPVPSPQPSTIPRQSPQTYARISGSMTQHSVHRLNEANTSSPPAQRYSMPPQAPPPHNDRVPPIYHPQVLPPTKRITTSASVYASLPHRREQSTSISRSASHFERHASLPQRKYDHQHTYSGYRPASASASMQHNMANHRMDQHQALPYKHSVPDSLNSHYTSRSDRSSAPIQPHPQDPLRIQTRMDYISKNGSVDTRNSYHYPTPSTSSSRYHPSPSVPGVQHNSATSVRSSYRQAVVPKSNYSYPSSNHTNMQTSPSRSAIKSSYPNQQTRMTVSVTSLVNEMNQTKQKRESPLDLSVKTVKNSADSSTTQDDAIDSASIENKSLPIQPRQQLSNNRHALTDRFVSSHKVDFAPDFAQYRERVRYATASQHCNPPHNPPQRYNVPYENSRPMGENYPVESRQHVYAERAKYNSSSMSRNEYVPRIDLTRTVTDERLVDNRRREDGRIEERKRTAGPVVSNIPEKLMRREAWPADTRERLSQSAREQRDLMSRPVYDYTSHKKLEAYQYEMKQPAHSYHESRMSVNQPYSRGIYAIESSTKETADYRNHYHERYANRHIIQKTSHRDIHQHHLNLPNGIPQAEKSKVLSILRNSLETRQSASLENVKPCTIPDLIVIDDVDDSVIEITDLTKENEKEANNKNHYRVGGSKEPPNLGNHIQMPKAVDSIPCDTDYQKIDNTDSKSKSPENDVASRIRTKAELKVMPPSQDSVKLESRPKTTLINNDTEKSLPKSQKQHLFNQIRQDNLRFESVVLNHNLNEVDISEVKSEPMNIEEIEKDAMLSIKTENIMEEEILNNSKGAVHSIDMDWASACDSFMEQLETGNHKKKANAIENENDVNCKQDIEAKDVTNINKTEESINIVENFTDITAPIINIKQEPLEEEEIKPLDELSQELQETVKLKEDKIIKSKKVEKSLIDKGVKNKSLNKNKCKRKRESTTSSPIKPVKKEKEKSIAMKTIIKQETESTDDDEPLIKSKILKEKERSEKLKYQLLKDLSEKSAIVKLECCNSTRMSIESTLKDNDDKQMKSKQTRSSTRSRSKLSTENIKNEPNNDESSTESEVDSLTLSTRLRTRKKTKSDDKTIPNSKTSVKSSPSKKLDNSSASNRSTPVRKSGFGDGSDFHPGWEEELYRYKRSLRMPTRLIAIPRGRSGGPFVKGTNSQFPRGSTSLPDLDPVPLSPAPSSAPSVVTDELYRQAEKTNLDSDLESNSSYSTPNRLHYDSEASTSTVISTTKPRKNRSSIVDELIKKCGSRDSSRKKFKEEKHLKMVTKSSNATELLPTPSLGLIKNGHKGNLGGKKEKILEDIFYLGTFRKETVSAFRDAFIKDTNGLIGATEEFAPLMLKSRTRTESRVLKQRATIKEVFGDDRPASAPPTSCREEEAEETVIEVKKEPECKPKIKPKISKDKLKRRSNSIRDGLRSTALKRNDAKGRMMRLKKRNNLLKNMSGKRIKEICSKPKKEKSPLLEEKSTTKEEGTSIITSEGPAKKRFKRLFGRRKLSSGFDYIRKKKKPIKKEENVNKVRRLAPKPSPESVHDIQKEIKGWFINKSIGETHLHRAARLGFTDCVAYCLEKMESDPSAKDNAGFTPLHVAAARGHVRIARLLLQYGANVSAAAQGGIRPLHEACESSHIEIIRLLLSYGADPLLGTYAGQTPEELAEGTAAKLLRLYVADVQGLSVDPWRFPPPSKILDREEMGCEPLSFPPPASPPPTPDSTIEIQCTDTPLPPFYSLRTATGQPADGLWCLLQDVTNILQIKSKESLLKQIHCGSGSPKELLREIRTQEFLERAQCHQLLCAGEKVNVRASKVALIRVTDKLRQLLKIETILVS, encoded by the exons ATGGATGTTTCGTTCAACAATGTTCTTGAAGGGACGCGCCAATATTTTATGGGAGTGCCTAAAGCACAAGAAGGATCCGGACAGTCAATGTGGCCATCGGGAACTCCACCGGAAGAGGGAACTCCAGCAATGTCAGGGGCACCAGCGCCGTCGTCTCGTCCACCATCTGCGGCAGCAGCGCCGCCTTCCACACCAACACCGACACCAGTAGTGCCGCCGCGACCTCCCTCTGAGCCTATAGAACCGGAACCTCATATAATACACAAAGCGACAGTTATGAGAGAGGCTGCGGAAAAGCGCCGGGAGCAACCAGACCTTGAAGATGAGGAAGATCCTGTCGGGGCCATTTCTCCTCCATCTCACATCATACGTAAACCGACACCACATACCTTACCATCACCGGCGCCAGCACCTGCGGCTCCTTGTCCCTCTCCAGCAAGGCCACCATCGTCACTTCCAATTCAGCAATGTCAACAGCCGGAGCAGCTAGAATCTCCGCAATATCGAGCTCCACTTCATCAAGTGCAAACAACAACACCGCGACCTGTAGAAGACTTCTCTTCAGGACGCCCACCAGACCCTTACCCACAAAGTAGACCTCCTGAATCATACGCTCGTTATCAGTATGAGTCTTCAGCTTCAGACAGTAGTAGAAATTCTCATGGGCCTCCTGTTCCTTCGCCTCAACCGTCTACAATTCCGCGTCAGAGTCCGCAGACATACGCGCGTATTTCGGGGTCCATGACACAGCATTCAGTTCATCGGTTAAATGAAGCTAATACGTCTAGTCCTCCTGCGCAAAGGTATTCTATGCCACCTCAAGCGCCGCCTCCACACAACGATCGGGTTCCGCCTATTTATCATCCTCAGGTCTTACCCCCTACCAAACGAATAACAACATCTGCAAGTGTTTATGCATCTCTACCTCACAGACGCGAACAATCAACATCCATTTCGCGTTCAGCATCACATTTTGAAAGACATGCTTCTCTTCCGCAGAGAAAGTATGATCACCAACATACATATTCTGGATACCGGCCTGCTTCTGCTTCTGCTTCGATGCAACATAACATGGCAAACCATCGGATGGACCAACATCAAGCCCTACCGTACAAACATAGTGTGCCAGATTCCTTAAATTCACACTACACCTCTAGATCTGATCGTAGTTCAGCACCTATTCAGCCACATCCTCAGGATCCTCTTAGAATTCAAACCAGAATGGACTATATAAGCAAAAATGGATCTGTAGATACAAGAAATAGTTACCATTATCCTACACCCTCAACATCATCGTCGAGATATCATCCTAGTCCATCAGTACCAGGTGTGCAACACAATTCAGCAACGTCCGTGAGGTCATCTTATCGGCAAGCAGTTGTTCCAAAGAGTAATTATTCATATCCTTCCTCAAATCATACAAATATGCAAACATCGCCGTCTCGATCTGCAATCAAGTCAAGTTATCCAAATCAGCAAACACGTATGACGGTGTCTGTGACATCCTTAGTGAATGAAATGAATCAAACCAAACAAAAGCGAGAATCGCCATTAGATCTCTCGGTAAAAACAGTTAAGAATTCAGCAGATTCTTCTACAACTCAAGACGACGCCATAGATTCTGCGTCTATAGAGAATAAATCTTTACCGATACAGCCAAGACAACAACTATCAAATAATAGACATGCTTTAACCGATCGCTTTGTGTCATCTCATAAAGTCGACTTTGCCCCGGATTTTGCACAATATAGAGAACGTGTTCGATATGCTACTGCGTCACAACATTGTAATCCACCACATAATCCACCACAGAGGTATAATGTTCCGTATGAAAATTCTCGTCCTATGGGTGAAAATTATCCAGTAGAATCTCGGCAACACGTGTACGCTGAAAGAGCAAAATATAACAGTTCTTCCATGAGTAGAAATGAATATGTCCCCCGAATTGACTTGACCAGAACGGTTACTGATGAGCGTCTTGTAGACAATCGAAGACGAGAGGATGGAAGAATTGAAGAAAGAAAACGCACTGCAGGTCCAGTTGTCAGCAACATTCCAGAAAAACTTATGCGTCGTGAGGCGTGGCCGGCTGACACTCGAGAAAGACTAAGTCAGTCAGCTAGAGAACAGCGGGATCTTATGAGCCGCCCGGTATATGACTATACAAGTCATAAAAAGCTTGAGGCGTATCAGTATGAAATGAAACAGCCTGCGCATAGTTACCATGAAAGTCGTATGTCTGTCAATCAACCCTATTCCAGAGGAATATATGCAATTGAAAGTTCTACTAAAGAAACAGCTGATTATCGTAATCATTATCACGAAAGATATGCTAATCGGCacattatacaaaaaacttCTCATCGGGACATACATCAGCATCATCTCAATTTGCCAAATGGAATACCACAGGCAGAAAAAAGCAAGGTCTTAAGCATACTTAGAAATAGTTTAGAAACAAGACAATCCGCTTCATTAGAAAACGTTAAACCATGCACAATTCCAGATCTTATTGTCATAGACGATGTAGACGATTCTGTTATAGAGATAACAGATTTAACGAAAGAAAATGAGAAGGaagctaataataaaaatcattaccGAGTAGGCGGAAGCAAAGAGCCTCCAAATCTTGGGAACCATATTCAAATGCCGAAAGCCGTTGATTCAATACCTTGTGATACAGATTATCAGAAAATAGATAATACTGACTCCAAGAGTAAGTCACCAGAAAACGATGTAGCATCAAGGATTAGAACTAAAGCTGAACTTAAAGTTATGCCACCATCACAAGACTCCGTAAAATTGGAATCACGCCCAAAAACTACATTGATTAATAATGATACAGAAAAATCTCTGCCAAAGTCGCAGAAGCAACATTTGTTTAACCAGATTCGACAAGATAATCTTCGATTCGAATCGGTTGTACTAAACCATAATTTAAACGAGGTTGATATTTCCGAAGTTAAATCGGAACCAATGAatatagaagaaatagaaaaagACGCCATGTTGTCCattaaaactgaaaatataaTGGAAGAAGAAATTCTAAATAACTCTAAAGGTGCTGTTCACTCTATAGATATGGATTGGGCCAGTGCTTGTGATAGTTTTATGGAACAATTAGAAACTGGCAACCATAAGAAGAAAGCTAATGctattgaaaatgaaaatgacgTAAATTGTAAACAAGACATTGAAGCAAAAGATGTAacgaatattaataaaacagaagaATCTATAAATATCGTAGAAAACTTCACAGACATCACAGCAcccattataaatattaaacaagaaCCActagaagaagaagaaattaAACCTTTGGATGAACTCTCTCAAGAATTACAAGAAACCGTTAAGTTAAAAGaggataaaattattaaatccaAAAAAGTTGAAAAGTCTCTCATCGATAAAGgagttaaaaacaaatctttaaataagaataaatgtaaaagaaaaagGGAGTCGACAACCTCATCACCTATTAAACcagtcaaaaaagaaaaagagaaAAGTATTGctatgaaaacaataataaagcaAGAGACTGAATCAACTGATGATGACGAgcctttaataaaaagtaagattttaaaagaaaaggaAAGAAGTGAAAAATTAAAGTACCAATTGCTTAAAGATCTGTCTGAGAAGTCGGCTATTGTTAAGCTTGAATGTTGCAATAGTACAAGAATGTCAATAGAGTCTACTCTGAAAGATAATGATGACAAACAAATGAAATCCAAACAAACAAGATCGAGCACTAGATCAAGAAGTAAATTGTCtactgaaaatattaaaaatgaaccGAATAATGATGAATCTAGTACAGAAAGCGAAGTAGATTCATTAACTCTATCGACTAGACTTAGAACGCGTAAGAAAACTAAAAGTGACGATAAAACAATACCTAATAGTAAAACGTCGGTGAAATCATCGCCATCAAAAAAACTTGACAACAGTAGTGCTAGTAACAGATCTACTCCTGTGCGAAAATCTGGTTTCGGTGATGGTTCAGATTTCCACCCTGGCTGGGAAGAAGAGCTGTACAGATACAAAAGGTCACTACGCATGCCCACAAGACTGATAGCTATTCCAAGAGGCCGTTCGGGTGGCCCATTTGTTAAAGGCACTAATTCACAGTTTCCACGAGGCTCTACGTCTCTGCCGGACTTAGACCCTGTGCCTTTGTCTCCAGCTCCTTCATCGGCTCCATCAGTAGTTACAGATGAATTATACAGACAAGCAGAAAAAACAAACTTAGATAGTGACTTAGAGTCAAATTCTAGTTATTCTACGCCTAATAGATTACATTATGATTCGGAAGCTTCAACGTCGACTGTTATATCGACAACAAAACCTAGGAAAAATCGAAGCTCAATTGTAGATGAACTCATAAAGAAGTGTGGTAGTAGAGATTCTTCCaggaagaaatttaaagaagaaaaacaCCTCAAGATGGTAACGAAATCATCAAACGCGACGGAACTACTTCCTACACCAAGTTtaggtttaattaaaaacggtCACAAGGGCAACCTAGGtggaaaaaaagaaaaaatattagaggACATCTTTTACTTGGGAACGTTCAGAAAAGAAACGGTCTCTGCATTTAGAGATGCTTTTATTAAAGATACGAACGGCTTAATCGGTGCGACCGAAGAGTTTGCACCATTGATGTTAAAATCAAGGACAAGGACAGAAAGCagagttttaaaacaaagagCAACTATTAAGGAAGTATTTGGTGATGATAGACCCGCCTCCGCTCCACCAACATCTTGTAGGGAAGAAGAAGCCGAAGAGACAGttattgaagtaaaaaaagaaCCTGAATGTAAACCCAAAATAAAGCCGAAAATCTCGAAAGATAAACTAAAACGACGCTCAAATTCAATTAGAGATGGCTTAAGAAGCACAGCCTTAAAAAGAAATGATGCTAAGGGTAGAATGATGAGGTTGAAGAAgagaaataatttacttaaaaatatgtctgGAAAACGAATAAAGGAAATATGTAGTAAaccaaaaaaagaaaaaagccCACTACTAGAAGAGAAATCAACAACAAAGGAAGAAGGTACTTCAATAATTACTTCAGAAGGCCCTGCAAAGAAACGATTTAAGCGTTTATTTGGAAGAAGAAAACTTAGTTCTGGCTTTGATTATATAAGGAAGAAGAAGAAACCGATTAAAAAGGAAGAAAATGTTAACAAAGTACGCCGTTTGGCTCCTAAACCAAGTCCGGAATCCGTCCATGATATTCAAAAAGAGATTAAAGGCTGGTTCATTAACAAAAGTATTGGAGAAACTCATCTTCATCGGGCTGCCAGACTTGGATTTACA GATTGCGTCGCTTACTGCTTAGAAAAGATGGAGTCCGATCCATCTGCAAAGGACAACGCTGGTTTCACTCCATTGCACGTAGCGGCGGCGAGAGGACATGTCAGAATCGCTCGATTACTTCTACAATATGGTGCCAATGTTTCTGCGGCAGCACAGGGAGGAATCAG GCCCCTGCACGAAGCGTGTGAAAGTAGTCATATAGAAATTATTCGACTACTACTCTCCTATGGAGCGGACCCACTTTTGGGGACATATGCGGGCCAAACGCCAGAGGAATTGGCTGAAGGTACAGCGGCAAAGCTACTTCGCCTCTACGTAGCAGATGTGCAGGGCCTGTCAGTAGACCCCTGGAGATTTCCGCCACCTAGCAAAATTCTTG atcgAGAAGAGATGGGTTGCGAACCCTTATCTTTCCCGCCACCCGCATCGCCTCCCCCTACCCCTGACTCTACCATAGAGATACAATGCACAGACACCCCTCTACCACCGTTCTATAGTCTGCGGACTGCTACTGGCCAGCCAGCGGATGGTTTATGGTGCCTTTTACAGGATGTTACTAATATCTTACAG aTAAAATCAAAGGAGTCATTactgaaacagatacattGCGGGTCAGGTTCCCCAAAGGAGCTACTCCGCGAAATAAGAACACAAGAGTTTTTAGAGAGAGCCCAGTGTCACCAACTTCTTTGTGCTGGCGAAAAGGTCAACGTACGGGCTTCAAAAGTCGCATTAATACGGGTTACAGATAAACTGAGGCAACTTTTGAAAATTGAGACTATACTTGTCAGCTga